The following DNA comes from Pleuronectes platessa chromosome 9, fPlePla1.1, whole genome shotgun sequence.
CCTCCAGACCACAGCTCAGCAGAACCGGGGAAGAATTACTGAGACTGAGACAAGCATCTCCATGCTGGTGCAGAAATGCAACACGAGAGATGGGAGTGTAACTCAAGTACAGAAAACTGTGACATACCTGAAGGAAGAGAGACGCTGTAATGGTGTTATGGACAACTCAGAGAAGGGAGATATGGATGCGTATGTGTGCACATTGTTGAAGGAAGGATTGGGTTTGGACATGAACTGATTGGAGATTGAACAAGCTTACAGGTGCATCCTGGTGAAATTCCTCTGGTTCAGAGGGAGACAAGCGGTGATGAGAGCCGCAGTGGTGTACTTGAAAGTTGTATTTGAGTCAAAGTACAGATAtattacctgaaagtgactatAGTGGTAATAGTGAATGTCAGCCataagaaaatgacttgagtcaaagtcttaaagtagctcatattgAATGTTCTCAAGcatcaaaagtatctggtgtcgaaatgtacttaagtatctaaagtaaaagtacctaaattatttttatagtaggcctatacagacacaaacaacccaAAATGTTTCTCTTCAGGCTTTATTTCAACTGATTGAAAGATTATaactaaaatatacatatactgtacagttttacaaatgtttaaccccagatgctgaggttcaaataaTGGACTAGTGCATCTGAACCTCTAGGGACAACAGAGAACCAACACAACTGAATGAACAAGTGCCTCTTGTGTCTGCCTAACAACACTAatagaccacagtataaccacaaaaacattctgtaaatatcactaaacatggACCTTTCACTTTCTAATCAGTAGCAAGAATGATTCACAATGCCCCTTATGATAACTCAGCAAAAGGAAACAAGTTATAGGCACACAAAATATGACAGATTTCCTCTTTTGTTAAGAACGTCTTTTGTACACACGTCGCCACTacccattggatggtttagtgaggtccaaGGATCGGCCCTGCCCGAGTTGGTGACGGCCCTGTCGGAGCGCCGATAAGACGATCCAACTTGACTATCTAGATTCTAGAGGAAGTATAAACCTAACGCTAACTCTTAACAAAGTTTCTAAAAGGTGAGCCTGCTGAGGGATCATTACCGGTACAGCCTGCTCAACCCCGGTCGACCAAGGCAAGCCCCCCCGACGGTCAAACGCGCTGCCGGGCCTGCGCATCTCCGGAGGCAGGGTGCACGCAAATGAGCGAGAGAGAGTTATACCGTTGCGCCAACCTCCGCTGCTCAAGTAACGAGCCAGTTTTGAGAATATAaaaagtagaaagtacagaaattTGCGTTCAAATTTAtcgagtaaaagtaaaaagtagtctgcaaaataaatactcaagtaaagtacagatacgtgAAAAATCtacttacagtaacagaaacgaagtatttgtactttgttACTTCCCACCTCTGGGGACAAGCAGTAATGAGTGGGAAGGCCAGCTTAAAGACATATGAAAGTGTTACTCCTCTTTGTTTACATGGGTAACATGGTCACTTATGCCTGGAGACCAAAGCCTACTGTTTTAATCTTACATCACACACAGAAGTTTTTGTTATATTGACTAATGCACAGACAAGTCCTCTGCACAATGTTCGCATTTCTTCTACATctttaaaacacttttcttttcctATCCGCAAATATTTTCCGTTTCACTACACCACACTTCTGCCTCCACTGTATAGGACAATAGAAAGATAAGTCAGATTTactcaatgttttcattttgaaataagTGGAAAAACGCTTGTTTCTTCCTACGAAgagtagagagacagagagagagtttttttaGAAATGATAGTTTAATAAGAGCATAACAACAAATTCAAAAACTCTTGTTACAATCTCAAAACAACACATCCCTCCCCCCCAGGATATTAAATCTGGGCAAGGTATTATTTTAGGTCCATTTATTAATAAAACAGAGTTACAAGCGATGCCAAAAGCAACGGCACAAAATTATGCGATCTCGGAGCGTCACACTTTAGTCTCCACAGACGCCTAAACGACATCCCTCGCAGTTGGCAGGATCGTGGGAACTTTTGACTTCGAGCTTCCTCTGATCGCGTTTGACGTCATCCAGGTCTTCGTTGTAGCACTTAATTCTAATCTTCGTCACCAGGTTCATCATGAGGATAGTGATGTTCTCCGGCTCTACGATGGGATCCTCCATCGGGGCATTGCTGCAGTTCTGGCACTTCTGACTAAAGACCCTCACTTTGACGGTGCCCGTGCTGCCTTCCAGGTGCATCTGGAAGAGCACCTTCACTACGTTGGAGGGCCAGCCCCTTGGACACAGGCTGCACTTAAACCTTCAGATAGACAGATGGATTAATACACAGTGTGGATATGAAACTGACAGTACTGTATATTTCCTTCAACAGGCCTTTCCTTTTAATCACAGATATTCTCTATATTTGATTACATGTGTTTGCTGTGGGGCTGctgcttaaatattatttatttgtctggtTCAAAATCTAAGAAGAACCAATATCGCTGCTGCAGGAAAACCTcctggccaaaatgtcctcactttggaAGATCTAGGCTCAAAattgtcctcacaaagatgtAAGACACGTACACATACATTCATGCTTGAACAAaagtcacatttaaaattaaggTCTAAAAGCCTGTCTGTCTTTAactttctgttttaatttttttatcctGTGTGACATTAGCCCCTCTTCATTTCTAAGCCAACAGTTTTGATCTCATTATGTTCCTTACAGAGTGTAATATATATCATCACATAAAAAGCATGTGTATGATAGATGTGGCATGCGTCACATTTGGAAATGTAAATAATGATcgaaatgtaaataataaaataaaatatttttttctaacttATTTTTGGAGGTTATTCTACAACCTATCATGTAGTATCTGAAGTCTACCAGTATCCTCTGCAGTGTTCAGCAGTACACTGACCATGCACTGGTCTGCGTGATGTACTGCTTCCATCCGGGCTCAGGACAGCTGGGCTCAATATTGGAATCAAACTCCAGATTCCAGGTGTCTCCAGGCTGGAGATCTTTGGCTGCTTTCTTGAAGGTAGACATCCACATTTTCAGATCCATCCTGTCAGTGCCGGTGGAGCTGGTGGTTCAGTAAAGTCTGACAGCTGATCAGTGCAGTAAAAGAAAAGCTTGAGAGGACAATACGTCAGCCTGGTCaactttactgctgctgctgcttgtgtgggcagatcttttatttatatgtttttgtcCTCCGgccaacaggaagtgatgtggcACTGTCACAGATACTTACAGGAAAGTGAAACTTAACATTGGATTCCTTAAACTTCGTTTTATAatggtggggaggaggagggtgaggagagttttgtgttgttatgaCAGATGTTGATTATAAACATTAGTCACTGAATGGTCCAGCTGTGAAAAAGATGAATATGCTCCTGTTTGACAGAACAAACTGAACTGCTCTCTGTTTTGTTGAGTCACTGTGGTCCCTTATATCTGGAGGTCAGAATCCAACAACAAATAATTATGAGTTGTGTGGATTTACTGACGGACTCTGGTTTATTTGTCCTTATTTGCAAAGAAGAGAAGCACCTGAATAGCTGACTATAATCAGGATGTTtgggaaatataaatattgggcttccacggagaaacaacaaaaagacgaacctggattgatctgtccaaaaatccattctccctaccctgtctagtgcccctgagcaaggcaccttactcccccaacatctgctccccgggcgccgtacatggtcgctcactcctctgtgtgtcctgcaccagatgggtcaaaagcagagaaacatttccctacctgcatgagtgtgcctgtgcatgtgtttgggactaataaatgcatcttcaTCTTAATCTTCAGTTTTCcatagttgttttgtttgtgcagtAGTGCCACCTACTGGAGCTTTTCTGCACTGCACCCTTCAAATAGTCCATCTTTTGATGCAAAGTCTGCTCTGTCTAACAACCACACATCCTTTCATGGACATCACAG
Coding sequences within:
- the LOC128448328 gene encoding receptor-transporting protein 4; this translates as MDLKMWMSTFKKAAKDLQPGDTWNLEFDSNIEPSCPEPGWKQYITQTSAWFKCSLCPRGWPSNVVKVLFQMHLEGSTGTVKVRVFSQKCQNCSNAPMEDPIVEPENITILMMNLVTKIRIKCYNEDLDDVKRDQRKLEVKSSHDPANCEGCRLGVCGD